One Bacteroidales bacterium genomic window carries:
- a CDS encoding HAMP domain-containing histidine kinase encodes MRNKTNELIISNKLLAQNLRRLHYLPFVSIPINIGHILFFWYNLSEPNTLEHTWGNGIIISHAVLIFIALCIWVLTSRRNKIKSERNSLIWFAIHIIAFLFVLVGVAIVVLDQLVTPAITPYILMTIVAAVLFLTRPRYTFIIFGTAFLLFYFTIPITQSDPAMLLSGRVNAMAATGLGVFASILSWRRNRAAYEQSLIIEDQQKALEASNMELKKQAVILHDTNATKDKLFSIIAHDLKNPFSGIIGLSEVLKNEARTLDADEMENYASIIYDTAHQAHELLENLLEWAKIQQGNMVFAPKTIKLKDIADNALLLVNNNAIQKNISIENEIAEDIVIEADENMLNTILRNLLTNAVKFSNNGGTVTIFIAKTKNGLQLTVKDNGIGISAGNIPKLFKTGSDFNERGTANEKGSGLGLVLCKEFVERHNGKLWVESEEGKGSAFNFLIPCNMG; translated from the coding sequence ATGAGAAACAAAACGAATGAATTGATCATCAGTAATAAATTACTGGCTCAAAACCTCAGGCGACTTCATTACCTGCCGTTTGTTTCCATACCTATCAATATTGGCCATATACTGTTTTTCTGGTATAATCTTTCCGAACCGAACACCTTAGAACATACCTGGGGCAATGGTATTATCATATCTCACGCGGTTTTAATATTTATAGCCCTGTGCATATGGGTACTTACGAGCCGTCGCAATAAAATTAAAAGTGAAAGGAATTCATTAATCTGGTTCGCAATACACATCATAGCCTTTTTGTTTGTGTTAGTGGGCGTGGCTATTGTAGTACTCGATCAACTGGTCACTCCCGCAATCACGCCGTATATTTTAATGACAATAGTTGCAGCAGTTTTATTTTTAACCAGGCCCCGCTACACCTTTATAATTTTTGGCACTGCATTTTTGCTATTCTATTTTACAATACCAATTACGCAGTCTGACCCAGCTATGCTGCTCTCTGGCAGGGTAAATGCGATGGCGGCAACTGGTCTTGGAGTATTCGCATCAATCCTGTCGTGGCGGAGGAATCGGGCTGCTTATGAACAATCACTTATCATTGAAGATCAGCAAAAGGCATTGGAAGCAAGTAATATGGAATTGAAAAAACAGGCTGTGATCCTCCATGATACCAATGCTACCAAGGATAAGCTGTTTTCTATTATTGCCCACGACCTGAAGAACCCTTTCAGTGGCATTATTGGTTTGAGTGAGGTTCTGAAAAATGAAGCGCGTACCCTCGACGCTGATGAAATGGAAAACTACGCATCAATTATTTATGATACGGCCCACCAAGCCCATGAATTGCTCGAAAACCTTCTGGAGTGGGCAAAAATACAACAAGGCAATATGGTGTTCGCACCTAAGACTATTAAACTAAAAGATATAGCCGACAATGCACTGCTGCTTGTAAATAACAATGCAATACAGAAAAACATAAGCATAGAGAATGAAATCGCAGAAGATATCGTGATAGAAGCTGATGAAAACATGCTAAATACCATCCTGCGTAACCTGTTGACCAATGCAGTTAAATTCAGCAATAACGGCGGTACAGTAACTATATTTATTGCAAAAACCAAAAACGGCTTGCAGCTAACTGTAAAGGATAACGGTATTGGCATTAGTGCCGGGAATATTCCTAAACTTTTTAAAACAGGCAGTGATTTTAACGAACGTGGCACAGCCAACGAAAAAGGTAGCGGACTTGGGCTGGTGTTGTGCAAGGAATTTGTTGAAAGGCACAATGGCAAACTTTGGGTTGAAAGCGAAGAAGGCAAAGGTTCTGCTTTTAATTTTCTGATTCCGTGCAATATGGGATGA
- a CDS encoding PAS domain S-box protein — MNFLKNNNFGNSSLLDSEEWREILINAASHHVWAIDNNYCFLFGNTLFLDYFKQLTGVCLRAGECVFVESAPDKLNEEWRAYYDRVFLDGKKYSIVVTTHQPQQTIRFTTIPIFSKENAITRVLVIGNDITNIDKQSKSLQDSEMKFRALIEQAAEMLFLHDMHGKIIEVNRATIRETGYTFDELLKMTVFDIDPDAASRLDPNNIWETLGKLDEKTFEVRHRRKDGTFYPAEVTVGRISFGENDYILAQAHNITTRKRAEEELKKSEVHLRAIMESTQDAMLLIDKNGTLIDSNEAYAKNLGRNREELLGKNIFKILPANIAKKRQAWVNKAIACGKVVYGKDYSNGKWSEHTICPIVINEEPTDKVAIFSRDITEKIITEQAIKDSEIKYRTLFESLSQGIIYQGVDGQITEANDAALKILGLSRSQLIGKNSYDKYWKLINEDYQTLPPDEHPSVLALKTGLPVYNKTIGVYLPTLDTYNWVIVNAMPLTRPGEKYPEQVFVSMQNITSRKLAEEALKESEERLRELNATKDKFFSVIAHDLKSPFHSIIGFSEILKHEAVNLEIKEVESYASIIYESANQTLKLLENLLDWARMQQGTITFNPKPLVICDALNNSLILVGDQARKKNINLVNQVPAKLIVNGDENMLKTVFRNLLTNAIKFTTAGGSVYITAENTDTEVRISVTDTGIGISKENINKLFNIGSNFTMHGTEKEKGTGLGLLICKEFIEKHGGIIRVESKEGIGSTFSISLPVKS, encoded by the coding sequence ATGAACTTCTTAAAGAACAATAACTTCGGCAATAGCTCTTTGCTTGATAGTGAAGAGTGGAGGGAGATCCTGATAAATGCCGCTTCGCACCATGTTTGGGCAATTGACAACAACTATTGCTTTTTATTCGGCAATACCCTTTTCCTGGATTATTTTAAGCAATTAACCGGAGTATGCCTGCGAGCTGGTGAATGCGTTTTTGTTGAAAGCGCTCCCGATAAGTTAAATGAAGAATGGCGTGCGTATTACGATCGTGTTTTTTTAGATGGCAAGAAATATTCCATTGTAGTAACAACTCATCAACCGCAGCAGACAATCCGGTTTACGACGATTCCAATTTTTTCAAAAGAAAATGCAATTACAAGGGTGCTCGTTATCGGAAACGATATTACCAATATAGATAAGCAGAGCAAGTCATTGCAAGATTCCGAAATGAAGTTCAGGGCATTGATTGAACAGGCGGCTGAAATGCTTTTTCTGCATGATATGCATGGCAAAATCATTGAAGTGAACAGGGCTACTATCCGTGAAACCGGGTACACTTTTGACGAGTTGCTGAAGATGACTGTTTTTGATATTGATCCTGATGCTGCATCAAGGTTGGATCCAAACAATATCTGGGAAACCCTGGGAAAATTGGATGAAAAAACCTTTGAAGTGAGGCACCGCAGAAAAGATGGAACATTTTATCCGGCCGAGGTAACAGTAGGCAGGATAAGCTTTGGCGAAAACGATTACATCCTTGCGCAGGCTCATAATATCACGACACGCAAAAGAGCCGAGGAAGAGCTAAAAAAAAGCGAGGTTCATCTTAGGGCCATCATGGAGTCAACCCAGGATGCTATGCTACTGATTGATAAAAATGGCACTTTGATTGACTCAAATGAGGCCTATGCCAAAAACCTGGGTCGCAACAGGGAAGAACTCCTGGGTAAAAACATTTTTAAAATTTTACCGGCCAATATTGCCAAAAAGCGACAGGCATGGGTGAATAAGGCAATTGCCTGCGGAAAAGTGGTTTATGGCAAAGATTACAGCAATGGAAAGTGGAGCGAGCACACTATTTGCCCAATTGTTATCAATGAGGAACCTACCGATAAGGTTGCGATTTTCTCAAGAGATATTACTGAGAAAATCATAACAGAGCAAGCAATCAAAGACAGCGAAATTAAATATCGCACCTTGTTTGAAAGCCTTTCGCAGGGTATTATTTACCAGGGAGTTGACGGCCAGATTACAGAGGCAAATGATGCAGCGTTAAAAATATTAGGATTAAGCAGAAGCCAGTTAATTGGAAAAAACTCTTACGACAAGTACTGGAAACTAATAAATGAAGATTACCAGACGCTGCCGCCTGATGAACACCCATCAGTTCTTGCTTTAAAAACAGGCCTTCCGGTTTACAATAAAACAATTGGCGTGTATTTACCCACACTCGACACATACAACTGGGTGATTGTAAATGCAATGCCTTTAACCAGACCGGGCGAAAAATATCCTGAACAGGTCTTTGTAAGCATGCAGAATATCACATCGAGGAAACTTGCTGAAGAAGCGCTGAAAGAGAGTGAAGAGCGTTTGCGTGAACTCAATGCCACAAAAGATAAATTCTTTTCAGTGATTGCCCACGACCTCAAGAGTCCGTTTCACAGCATTATCGGTTTCAGCGAAATACTTAAACATGAAGCCGTGAACCTTGAAATCAAGGAGGTTGAATCATATGCTTCAATCATTTACGAATCGGCCAACCAAACATTAAAGCTGCTTGAAAACCTGCTCGATTGGGCCAGGATGCAGCAAGGCACCATCACGTTTAACCCAAAACCGCTTGTTATTTGTGATGCGTTGAACAACTCACTGATCCTGGTTGGTGATCAGGCCAGGAAGAAAAACATCAATCTGGTAAATCAGGTTCCTGCCAAACTGATTGTAAATGGTGATGAAAACATGCTCAAAACTGTATTCCGCAATTTGCTGACCAATGCAATCAAATTCACAACGGCAGGTGGGTCGGTCTACATTACCGCTGAAAATACTGATACTGAAGTCAGGATTTCAGTAACCGATACCGGCATTGGCATCAGCAAAGAAAACATCAACAAGCTATTTAATATCGGATCAAACTTTACTATGCACGGCACTGAAAAAGAAAAAGGCACCGGACTAGGTTTGTTGATCTGCAAAGAATTTATTGAGAAACATGGGGGCATTATTCGTGTAGAAAGCAAAGAAGGTATAGGAAGTACTTTCTCAATCTCCTTGCCGGTCAAATCTTAA
- a CDS encoding transporter substrate-binding domain-containing protein produces the protein MRMTHKLKILLLLANPVLILCTSLPAQDAITSASLKRTIIVRGDHYYPPYEFINKNGEPDGFNVDLFKAIAKELGLTYELELGPWDQIREELETGKIDLLLGLMVSPQRAEKMHFGVPHSVMTHGIFTHKNKSFKTLEELRDKEIIVQNRDRMHDYLLESGLTDKIIVVKTQLDALHLLENEQHDAALLGNFQGSHLMKENKLRNVKIRTSDIDPQKYAMAVNLDRIELIWILNQGLYQMKVSGVYDELYEKWFAVHDRNYFIRKYKIALIISGGIALLLVAFMLLLRMRVKIATRRLSESEEKYRLLINNQNDLIVKIDPQGRFLFVSPSYCKLFGKSETELMGKKFMPMVHVEDRAITAKAMEDLRTPPHQAYVEQRALTIHGWRWIAWSDTAILGNDKKIKAIVGIGRDVTERKRAEAEIKKAKEQAEESDRLKTAFLNNISHEIRTPLNGILGFTDLMNNPNTTHEKREFYARIINQSSIQLLSIIDDIINIATIEAGQEKIRESHTDVGLVMKYIYEQLKQKAEVKELNFNFHSSLSERESTIICDGTKLTQILTSLLGNAIKFTQSGFVEFSCRLVDNFLHFCVEDSGIGISQEYQSLIFDRFRQGNHNNISEYGGNGLGLSISRAYVQLLGGSIWVESEPQKGSKFYFTVPYKPIIAPLNSKKQSIPAIDAVTKQGLRTILLAEDEYSNFVLLKIFLQPENFKIIHVDDGEKAVDAVTKNTDINLVLMDVKMPVMNGLDATRLIKQQNPELPVIAITAYAFEGDIDKALEAGCDDYIAKPFGKDDLLYIINKHLS, from the coding sequence ATGCGAATGACGCACAAACTAAAGATTCTTCTTCTGCTGGCAAATCCGGTATTGATTTTATGCACATCATTGCCAGCACAGGATGCCATCACCTCAGCCAGTCTAAAAAGAACGATAATAGTCAGGGGCGACCACTATTACCCACCTTACGAGTTTATAAATAAAAATGGTGAACCCGATGGATTCAATGTTGATCTTTTTAAAGCAATTGCAAAGGAACTGGGCCTTACTTACGAACTTGAGCTAGGCCCCTGGGATCAGATCAGAGAAGAACTGGAGACTGGCAAAATTGATCTTCTGTTAGGACTGATGGTATCACCGCAAAGAGCTGAAAAAATGCATTTTGGCGTCCCACACAGCGTAATGACCCATGGTATATTCACACACAAGAATAAATCTTTCAAAACACTGGAAGAACTTCGGGATAAGGAGATAATCGTGCAGAACCGTGACCGTATGCACGATTATTTGCTGGAGTCGGGCCTCACAGATAAAATTATTGTGGTAAAAACTCAGCTTGATGCCTTGCATTTACTGGAAAACGAACAGCATGACGCCGCGCTCTTAGGCAATTTTCAAGGTTCACACCTAATGAAAGAAAATAAACTTCGAAACGTAAAAATCAGAACCTCTGATATTGATCCGCAAAAGTATGCAATGGCTGTAAACCTTGATAGGATTGAACTGATATGGATTCTGAACCAGGGGCTTTACCAGATGAAAGTCAGCGGCGTTTACGACGAGCTCTATGAGAAATGGTTTGCGGTTCACGACAGGAATTATTTTATCAGGAAATACAAAATTGCATTGATCATATCGGGTGGTATTGCACTGCTTTTAGTTGCATTTATGCTGCTTTTGCGCATGAGGGTGAAGATTGCCACCAGAAGACTGAGCGAAAGCGAAGAAAAATACCGCTTACTGATCAACAACCAAAACGACCTGATCGTAAAAATTGATCCGCAAGGACGTTTTCTATTCGTAAGTCCATCCTATTGTAAGCTATTCGGCAAATCTGAAACAGAATTGATGGGTAAGAAATTTATGCCGATGGTTCATGTGGAAGACAGGGCAATTACTGCCAAAGCAATGGAAGACCTGCGCACTCCTCCTCATCAGGCATACGTTGAACAACGTGCATTAACCATACATGGGTGGAGATGGATTGCCTGGTCAGATACAGCCATACTAGGAAATGATAAAAAAATAAAGGCGATTGTCGGGATTGGCCGTGATGTGACCGAACGTAAACGTGCAGAAGCTGAGATTAAAAAGGCTAAAGAGCAAGCGGAGGAAAGCGACAGGCTCAAAACAGCCTTCTTAAACAACATTAGCCACGAAATAAGAACCCCACTTAACGGAATTCTTGGCTTTACCGATTTGATGAACAATCCCAATACAACACACGAGAAACGTGAATTTTATGCACGCATAATCAATCAAAGCAGTATTCAGTTGCTCTCCATTATTGACGATATCATCAATATTGCCACCATTGAAGCCGGCCAGGAAAAAATCAGGGAAAGCCATACCGATGTGGGCCTGGTAATGAAATACATCTATGAACAACTGAAACAGAAAGCTGAAGTAAAGGAGCTAAATTTCAACTTTCACTCTTCATTAAGCGAACGGGAATCAACAATAATATGCGACGGAACAAAGCTCACCCAAATATTAACCAGTTTATTAGGCAATGCTATCAAGTTTACACAATCAGGGTTTGTGGAGTTCAGTTGCCGGTTAGTAGATAATTTTCTTCATTTCTGCGTTGAGGATAGCGGTATTGGTATTTCACAAGAATATCAGTCATTGATTTTCGACCGGTTCAGACAGGGAAATCACAACAATATTAGTGAATATGGTGGAAACGGATTGGGGCTGTCAATTTCCCGGGCTTATGTTCAATTGCTTGGAGGCAGCATCTGGGTTGAATCCGAACCGCAAAAGGGTTCAAAATTTTATTTTACTGTACCTTACAAACCGATAATTGCCCCGTTAAACTCAAAAAAACAAAGCATTCCGGCCATTGATGCAGTTACAAAACAAGGATTGAGAACCATACTGCTTGCCGAAGATGAATACAGTAATTTTGTTTTACTGAAAATATTCCTGCAACCGGAAAATTTCAAGATTATCCATGTTGACGACGGTGAAAAAGCGGTTGATGCCGTCACAAAAAACACAGACATTAACCTTGTGCTCATGGACGTGAAAATGCCCGTAATGAATGGCCTCGATGCGACCCGGCTCATAAAACAGCAAAATCCGGAACTTCCGGTTATTGCCATTACTGCCTATGCTTTTGAAGGTGATATTGACAAAGCTTTGGAAGCTGGTTGCGACGATTATATTGCCAAACCTTTCGGAAAAGACGATCTTCTTTATATCATTAATAAGCATCTGAGTTGA